A stretch of Rhododendron vialii isolate Sample 1 chromosome 4a, ASM3025357v1 DNA encodes these proteins:
- the LOC131324753 gene encoding (-)-germacrene D synthase-like produces MEINSSPTLTLTHGKVPEVTRGRSANFHPSVWGNYFLADASVAMEPDVKTEQRIEQLKEKVREMIVASADKPSRKLSLIDAIQRLGVGYHFETEIETTLQHIYETYHEMANDEDLYTVALSFRVLRQQGHPVSCDIFNKLKDNEGKFKESLIGDVRGLLSLYEATYLSVHQEDALDEALEFTTTHLKSALPNLSNDAIAAQVVHALNQPIHKGLPRLESRRYISLYEQDDSHNKTLLAFAKLDFNLVQKLHQRELSKFTRWWIDLDVARKLPFARDRAVELFFWILGVYYEPQYCLAIMILSKVIALISILDDLYDASNATIEELVLFNDAIQRWEVNAPDQLPDYMKHFYQKILDTYNVFDAEMAKQGRSYRVEYAKSALKDMARAYLAEAKWYHDGYVPTMEEYMPVAQASSGVRSLVTVSFVGMGKLVTKSAFDWIRSDPLIAQATEVIGRLMDDMAGHEFEQERGHIASAVECYMKQYGATREEAVVEFQKQVTNACKDINSECLRPTAVPMPLLMRVLNLARTFHFVYKDGSDCYTTLGTKFKEIVTSVLVDSLPI; encoded by the exons ATGGAAATAAACTCTAGCCCAACTCTTACATTAACCCATGGCAAAGTACCCGAGGTCACTCGAGGTCGCTCCGCCAATTTTCATCCGAGTGTTTGGGGAAATTATTTCCTTGCCGACGCTTCTGTCGCCATG GAACCGGATGTTAAAACAGAGCAAAGAATTGAGCAGCTCAAAGAAAAAGTGAGAGAAATGATAGTGGCAAGTGCTGATAAACCTTCACGGAAGTTGAGCTTGATTGATGCAATTCAACGCCTCGGTGTGGGCTACCATTTCGAAACCGAGATTGAGACAACATTACAGCACATATATGAAACCTATCATGAAATGGCCAACGATGAAGATCTTTACACTGTGGCTCTCTCATTTCGAGTGCTTAGACAGCAAGGACATCCTGTCTCCTGTG ATATATTCAACAAACTCAAGGACAACGAAGGGAAATTTAAGGAATCGTTGATTGGTGATGTGAGAGGATTGTTGAGTTTGTACGAAGCTACATATCTGAGTGTACATCAAGAAGATGCACTAGATGAAGCATTGGAGTTTACCACCACTCACCTCAAATCTGCACTACCAAACTTGAGCAATGATGCAATCGCAGCACAAGTAGTTCATGCTCTAAATCAGCCCATCCACAAGGGCTTGCCAAGGCTAGAGTCAAGGCGGTATATTTCCTTGTATGAGCAAGATGATTCCCACAACAAAACTCTATTGGCTTTTGCGAAATTAGATTTCAACTTAGTGCAAAAATTGCACCAGAGGGAGCTAAGCAAATTCACAAG gtGGTGGATTGATTTGGACGTTGCAAGAAAATTACCTTTCGCAAGAGACAGAGCGGTGGAGTTGTTCTTTTGGATATTGGGAGTCTACTACGAGCCCCAATATTGTCTTGCTATAATGATTCTAAGCAAAGTCATTGCCTTGATTTCCATTCTTGATGACTTGTATGATGCTAGCAATGCTACCATCGAAGAACTTGTGCTCTTCAATGATGCAATTCAAAG GTGGGAAGTCAATGCCCCGGATCAACTTCCTGACTACATGAAACACTTTTATCAGAAGATTTTGGATACTTACAACGTATTTGATGCTGAAATGGCCAAGCAAGGAAGATCATACCGAGTTGAATACGCAAAATCCGCC TTGAAGGACATGGCTAGAGCATACTTGGCTGAAGCCAAATGGTATCACGACGGCTATGTTCCAACTATGGAAGAGTATATGCCAGTTGCACAAGCGAGTAGTGGTGTCCGATCACTTGTCACCGTTTCCTTTGTTGGAATGGGAAAGCTGGTGACCAAATCGGCTTTCGATTGGATTCGTAGTGACCCGTTAATTGCTCAAGCTACAGAAGTGATTGGCCGACTCATGGATGACATGGCTGGCCACGAG TTTGAGCAAGAAAGAGGTCACATAGCCTCAGCAGTTGAATGCTACATGAAACAATATGGTGCAACACGTGAAGAGGCCGTCGTTGAATTTCAGAAACAAGTTACAAATGCATGTAAAGACATCAACTCAGAGTGTCTCCGGCCAACCGCTGTCCCAATGCCTCTCCTCATGCGAGTTCTCAATCTGGCACGAACATTTCATTTTGTATACAAGGATGGATCAGATTGCTACACAACTCTTGGAACCAAGTTCAAGGAAATTGTAACGTCAGTACTCGTTGATTCATTGCCAATTTGA